A portion of the Salmo trutta chromosome 1, fSalTru1.1, whole genome shotgun sequence genome contains these proteins:
- the LOC115194299 gene encoding gap junction alpha-10 protein-like, with translation MGDWNLLGSILEEVHIHSTIVGKIWLTILFIFRMLVLGVAAEDVWDDEQSEFVCNTDQPGCKNVCYDDAFPISLIRYWVLQIIFVSSPSLVYMGHALYRLRALEKERHKKKAFLKAELEGAEPIHEDRQRIERELRKLEEQKRVRKAPLRGSLLRTYVFHILTRSVVEVGFIVGQYVLYGVGLDPLYKCERLPCPNSVDCFVSRPTEKNIFMIFMLVIAGVSLFLNLLEIFHLGVKKVKQSLYGNKGTDDESLLVFRSKKNSMVQQVCVLTNSSPQKMMQLTQTAYTMVPNSQVDAVPLYLHSVAPHNDGGGTNDSEQYPRQTEFQSLRQLGTVEHHYTLDQRNHSCSSDDSNGPKGSGHPRHGGAQPRPSLMASHMEIPAALWNQLRKQSRVSALQDYSDMSDSPDSGHYPTGRKASFMSRGLSQTNLDSPSDSPNSGSGTDTEAKRIAQGESPPMTPPPASGRRMSMSMILELSSIMKK, from the exons ATGGGGGATTGGAACTTGTTGGGGAGTATCTTAGAAGAGGTACATATTCATTCAACCATCGTGGGAAAAATCTGGCTAACCATCCTTTTTATATTCCGGATGCTCGTTCTTGGTGTGGCAGCAGAGGATGTTTGGGATGATGAGCAGAGTGAGTTTGTGTGCAACACGGACCAGCCTGGGTGTAAGAACGTGTGCTACGACGATGCATTCCCCATTTCTCTTATCCGATACTGGGTGTTACAAATCATTTTcgtgtcctctccctctctggtatACATGGGACATGCACTGTACCGTTTGAGGGCCCTTGAAAAAGAGAGACACAAGAAAAAAGCTTTCTTGAAAGCAGAGCTAGAGGGCGCTGAGCCCATTCATGAGGACAGacagaggatagagagggagcTGAGGAAGCTGGAGGAACAGAAGAGAGTAAGGAAAGCTCCACTCAGGGGCTCCTTGCTGCGCACATATGTTTTCCATATCTTGACGAGGTCAGTGGTGGAGGTTGGCTTCATAGTGGGACAATATGTACTGTACGGAGTTGGACTGGATCCTTTGTACAAATGTGAGAGATTGCCTTGCCCGAACAGTGTGGATTGCTTTGTGTCCAGACCAACTGAGAAGAACATTTTCATGATCTTCATGCTCGTCATCGCTGGGGTTTCTTTGTTCTTGAACCTCCTCGAGATATTCCACCTGGGAGTGAAGAAAGTCAAGCAAAGTCTGTATGGAAATAAAGGTACAGATGATGAAAGTTTATTAGTTTTCAGGTCCAAGAAAAACTCCATGGTCCAGCAGGTGTGTGTCCTTACAAACTCATCACCCCAAAAGATGATGCAGCTCACTCAGACGGCCTACACAATGGTTCCTAACAGCCAAGTGGATGCTGTCCCCTTGTACCTGCATTCGGTAGCTCCTCACAACGATGGTGGTGGCACCAACGACTCAGAGCAGTACCCCAGACAGACTGAGTTCCAGTCCCTGCGACAGCTGGGGACCGTGGAGCACCactacaccctggaccagaggaACCACTCATGCAGCAGTGATGATTCCAACGGACCTAAAGGCTCAGGCCATCCCAGGCACGGCGGAGCACAGCCACGGCCTTCCCTCATGGCTAGCCATATGGAGATACCTGCAGCCTTGTGGAACCAGCTACGCAAACAGAGCCGGGTCAGCGCTCTGCAGGACTACAGTGACATGAGTGATTCACCTGACAGTGGTCACTATCCCACGGGGAGGAAGGCTAGTTTCATGTCCCGGGGACTCTCTCAGACCAACCTGGATAGTCCTTCTGATAGCCCGAACTCCGGGAGTGGGACAGACACAGAGGCCAAGCGTATAGCCCAAGGAGAGAGCCCACCTATGACCCCGCCTCCAGCCAGTGGACGAAGAATGTCAATG AGCATGATTCTGGAACTGTCTTCAATCATGAAAAAGTGA
- the casp8ap2 gene encoding CASP8-associated protein 2: protein MDGDLMDEVYGDLSQDHHNTTAAFNEDSVDIYFGLESPKTNSNAERNYTLLSPQNLKYMDLYEEIITEEQQDRESSYNELRTRFNAAQSQVDELMRRLQQTETQNTTLNTENSRLKKNICALIKTAKMEVVRKDEEINRLSQSFRPRRGPVVHHQSQMNCLRNQIPTRQNPTGQSQPSQPQVPTRRNPTGQSQPSQPQIPTRQNPTGQSQPSQPQVPTRQNPTGQSQPSQPQIPTRQNPTGQSQPSQPQVPTRQNPTGQSQPSQPQVPTRQNPTGQSQPSQPQIPTRQNPTGPSQLSQPLVPTRQNLTGQPPPSQPPGPRHDCVVKDLSQLLCKDRDVVHPLLPPTPSDATVFRPPLPDATVLRPPLLDATVLRPPLPVTSKTARGDSEAPVKRTVSSSRQDSVNRHPTRELDPSDEPKQTKHREGSGENPRLSDSKEQRKYNSKSSRYPRLSDVEVCRRSERAKNPTSDILHCTASSDRTSEGLSKDCAAYQSKGSSRHYKELRRDKDDDDDDDRHSRSTKDISSNRKHANLNQASVTERSSESFNRKGGTSPPRDHRRKEERRREDEIRKEKNRSKKSGERKSTYTERRRTKESDQCSKDKTMDNSKVGGQKTDEKSELLPSEAKVAEKSSVEENGPNRKLSFMETLNLTLSPVKKPRQPAETKEQEGTPPEEVPEDQSAEDSGQPDLDELLILDEINSSVVETDEVFEDPVVQPSSEIPMPSEPESINLRHTDKEPCQDANKGVAEANEQPKCQLEVEDTIVQDVSEGRPELLDATLDQSTEPNTPELLRKVCVSAPDCDIVLRTPLKTRPEECASANKMSESEDFTAAAVTVTTVTGNRGNDSNTDTGLSSNGFTPELPTENVVLITDNWVCKPNSKTPSALVCKSQAVENVTQGPPAAVCVGNPAVEGVPGKEQSESLQLPLPASVISNSSLDVTAEVQDISKHGVSSTISMEVIPEICITSEIVNDVTEIPLECEKEKTVVEQSSPLSSIGVSKVSSTTGEVAPSAQHNSGLSQTPKKSPNSEPSYTENENVNVEPSSSIPLAHDEDSMMLTLSSLKGIPDAISPLTSPVRPMRKSQQPPCHRKPAYVKSLRKEFTSAAGDPNSKKLDVNMENKNPGRSIASATRQDVDRASVRSSSLEDELEEGEILSEGEETPVTPSSPAKTVRPTSTVKSQPIPKSSPRLSKKSPEEKGNSKPLSKTLISPVGSPMSKARYKTVQPPLPKAALCTVEEVMAMFVKIRYACRKKYMKLRSTFSKERFCGVMDMSLDSFTDFVDSVSFTKLCSQEDDLKVKLKKNIMSVLSKLSNNGIVNRIFDQEPLNMKSKLWEFVNVQLDFLFKEIQTALRSVCKSSNGNQSAGANKRDLSLSKQPVKSPKQPVMSSVSTASKHKRTQGAVQKTNCVSRTSASKRPQEELTECVEPNIKRTRTQTLPPCKTGLGRGKNIKMSFEDDKESEPQTSDHPLMQPPMQPPLQHGLEILPSNSSSSVEKTAAYVRRLSQNGSLHDKSDFEILTEQQASNLTFNLVTDSQMGEIFKCLLQGSDLLETSVSAGDNQAWPLGTPRKGERFRGVTTPSKVGTTSKVGTPSKIIATWSSISPCKFSPPNSKVQIPVNPALLDESCMLEVPSSLPEDKMTSQSSVFSQRSYSILAEDLAVSLTIPSPLKSDNHLSFLHPASVEPMSAPDSVISAHFSEDALMNGEDATEQDIHLALDTDNSSGASSGGGRTREASVNPLFHFKPHLPMQAVVMEKSNDHFIVRIRHANTSPDTNSNNSGVNFSNLGNNSTSLVVKPTCLGIKSTSQGVNSSSPGSVNSTYPGNNSPNPDTNSSYPCVNSTSPQVNCTNPGIYPTSADINPRAVSSPQTPPGEEQHGKDKAHPTGKTPSKTHFSEASPPFYLSTSTETASALSSPCLTIVEDTPERDHSKDKTGKKRTKHHVEMKAKRPKKEVIPEKIKHKKKSSKSAKRKETRRSKRERSKVTTPPQSTPSPNSLSAKNIIMKKGAVVVTWTRDEDRDILLALKMKGASPDTFSALSEKMSKTPAQIAERFSQLMKLFKKKKMMLQGQGSNFPFDE, encoded by the exons ATGGACGGGGATTTGATGGATGAAGTGTATGGTGACCTCAGCCAAGACCACCATA ATACCACAGCAGCTTTCAATGAAGATTCTGTGGATATTTATTTTGGTTTAGAAAGTCCAAAGACGAATTCAAATGCAG AAAGGAACTACACACTCCTCTCACCACAGAATCTGAAATATATGGATTTATATGAAGAAATCATAACAGAGGAACAGCAGGATCGAGAGTCTTCCTACAATGAG TTGAGGACAAGATTCAATGCAGCACAAAGCCAAGTTGACGAGTTAATGAGAAGGTTGCAGCAGACTGAAACACAG AATACAACGCTGAACACCGAGAACAGCCGTCTGAAGAAGAACATCTGTGCGCTCATCAAAACAGCTAAAATGGAGGTTGTGCGGAAGGACGAGGAGATAAATAGGTTGAGCCAAAG TTTCAGGCCAAGGAGGGGTCCTGTAGTTCACCATCAATCTCAAATGAACTGCCTGAGAAATCAAATTCCAACCAGACAGAATCCTACGGGGCAGTCACAACCTAGCCAACCACAAGTTCCAACCAGACGGAATCCTACGGGGCAGTCACAACCTAGCCAACCACAAATTCCAACCAGACAGAACCCTACGGGGCAGTCACAACCTAGCCAACCACAAGTTCCAACCAGACAGAATCCTACGGGGCAGTCACAACCTAGCCAACCACAAATTCCAACCAGACAGAACCCTACGGGGCAGTCACAACCTAGCCAACCACAAGTTCCAACCAGACAGAACCCTACGGGGCAGTCACAACCTAGCCAACCACAAGTTCCAACCAGACAGAATCCTACGGGGCAGTCACAACCTAGCCAACCACAAATTCCAACCAGACAGAACCCTACGGGGCCGTCTCAACTTAGCCAACCACTAGTTCCAACTAGACAGAATCTTACAGGGCAGCCTCCACCAAGCCAACCACCGGGTCCTAGACATGATTGTGTTGTAAAGGATCTTAGCCAGCTCCTCTGTAAAGACAGAGATGTGGTCcacccccttctccctccaaccCCCTCTGATGCAACAGTTTTCCGACCACCTCTTCCTGATGCAACAGTTCTCAGACCACCTCTTCTTGATGCAACAGTTCTCAGACCACCTCTTCCTGTCACTTCAAAGACAGCTAGAGGAGATTCAGAAGCTCCAGTGAAACGCACTGTTAGTAGTTCCAGACAGGACTCTGTGAATAGACACCCTACACGTGAACTTGACCCGTCAGACGAGCCAAAACAAACCAAGCACAGAGAAGGCAGCGGTGAAAATCCCAGGCTCTCCGACTCTAAGGAGCAGCGAAAATATAACTCCAAGTCGAGCAGATACCCTCGTCTCTCAGATGTTGAGGTATGCAGGAGATCAGAGCGGGCTAAAAATCCAACCTCAGACATTTTGCATTGCACTGCTTCCTCTGACCGCACTTCTGAAGGATTGTCTAAAGATTGTGCAGCCTATCAATCAAAAGGTTCTAGTCGGCATTATAAGGAGCTCAGGCGTGataaggatgatgatgatgatgatgataggcATAGTAGAAGTACTAAAGACATTTCCTCTAACAGAAAGCATGCCAATTTGAATCAAGCCAGTGTCACTGAACGATCCAGTGAATCTTTTAATCGCAAGGGAGGGACAAGTCCTCCAAGGGACCAtcgaaggaaagaggagagaagaagagaggatgagATCAGAAAAGAAAAGAATCGATCAAAAAAATCAGGAGAAAGAAAAAGCACTtatacagagagaagaagaacaaAGGAAAGTGACCAATGCAGTAAGGACAAGACAATGGACAACAGTAAAGTTGGGGGGCAAAAGACGGATGAGAAGTCTGAATTGCTTCCATCTGAGGCTAAAGTGGCTGAGAAAAGCTCTGTAGAGGAAAACGGTCCAAACAGAAAGTTAAGTTTCATGGAAACTCTGAATCTTACCCTGTCACCAGTTAAAAAACCAAGACAGCCTGCTGAAACCAAGGAACAGGAGGGCACACCACCTGAGGAAGTTCCTGAAGACCAGTCAGCGGAAGACAGTGGGCAGCCTGATCTAGACGAATTACTTATCTTAGACGAAATCAACAGTAGTGTGGTAGAGACCGATGAGGTCTTCGAGGACCCAGTTGTACAGCCCTCTTCAGAAATCCCAATGCCTTCAGAACCTGAAAGTATAAACCTTAGACATACAGACAAAGAACCTTGTCAGGATGCTAACAAAGGTGTGGCTGAGGCCAATGAGCAACCTAAGTGCCAGTTAGAAGTGGAAGACACTATTGTCCAAGATGTCTCAGAAGGTAGGCCTGAGCTGCTGGATGCCACATTGGATCAGAGCACTGAACCCAACACACCAGAACTTCTCAGGAAGGTTTGTGTTTCAGCACCAGACTGTGACATTGTTTTGAGAACTCCACTGAAAACCAGACCTGAAGAATGTGCCTCTGCAAATAAAATGAGTGAGTCTGAggattttactgctgctgctgtcactgttactactgttactgggAATCGTGGAAACGATTCAAATACTGACACTGGCCTATCTTCTAACGGATTTACCCCTGAACTTCCAACGGAAAATGTAGTTCTTATTACTGACAATTGGGTGTGTAAGCCAAACAGTAAAACTCCCAGTGCTTTGGTCTGTAAAAGTCAAGCTGTTGAAAATGTGACACAAGGTCCACCTGCGGCTGTCTGTGTGGGAAATCCTGCTGTTGAAGGTGTTCCAGGAAAAGAACAATCGGAATCTCTGCAATTGCCACTGCCTGCCTCTGTTATTTCCAATTCTAGTCTAGATGTGACAGCGGAGGTGCAAGATATTTCCAAGCATGGTGTTTCCAGTACGATTAGCATGGAGGTAATTCCAGAGATCTGCATTACATCTGAGATCGTTAATGATGTCACAGAGATACCTCTGGAGTGTGAGAAGGAGAAAACTGTTGTGGAACAAAGTTCACCGTTGAGCAGCATTGGGGTGTCTAAGGTGAGCAGCACGACAGGAGAGGTTGCACCATCAGCACAGCACAACAGTGGTTTGTCACAGACACCAAAGAAGTCCCCCAATTCTGAGCCAAGTTACACAGAGAATGAAAACGTGAATGTTGAGCCCTCTAGCTCCATTCCATTGGCCCATGATGAGGACTCGATGATGCTTACGCTGAGCAGCCTAAAAGGTATTCCAGATGCCATCAGCCCGCTCACTAGCCCAGTCCGTCCAATGAGGAAAAGCCAGCAGCCGCCATGTCACAGGAAACCTGCTTACGTCAAGAGTCTTCGCAAAG AGTTTACCAGTGCTGCTGGGGATCCCAATTCGAAGAAGTTGGATGTGAATATGGAGAACAAGAATCCTGGCCGCTCCATTGCAAGTGCTACACGACAAGATGTGGATCGGGCTTCTGTCCGTTCTTCCAGCCTTGAGGATGAATTGGAGGAGGGTGAAATTCTTAGTGAAGGGGAAGAAACTCCAGTCACGCCAAGTTCTCCAGCCAAAACGGTTCGCCCCACAAGCACTGTTAAAAGTCAACCAATTCCCAAGTCATCCCCTAGACTTTCCAAGAAGTCGCCTGAAGAGAAAGGGAATTCTAAACCCCTAAGTAAAACCTTGATTTCACCAGTTGGAAGCCCCATGTCAAAAGCTCGCTATAAAACTGTTCAACCTCCGTTACCCAAAGCCGCCTTGTGTACCGTGGAGGAGGTTATGGCCATGTTTGTAAAGATCCGCTATGCGTGCAGGAAAAAGTACATGAAGCTTCGTTCAACTTTCTCTAAGGAACGCTTCTGCGGTGTTATGGACATGTCCCTTGACTCTTTTACAGACTTTGTTGATAGTGTTAGCTTTACTAAACTGTGCAGCCAAGAAGATGACCTCAAAGTGAAACTGAAGAAAAACATAATGTCTGTTTTGAGTAAGTTATCAAATAATGGCATTGTCAACCGCATCTTTGACCAGGAACCACTTAATATGAAGTCGAAACTGTGGGAATTTGTGAATGTGCAGTTAGACTTCTTATTCAAGGAAATTCAGACTGCTCTGAGAAGTGTTTGCAAATCCTCAAATGGAAACCAGTCTGCAGGAGCCAATAAAAGGGACTTGAGTCTCTCCAAGCAGCCAGTGAAGTCCCCCAAGCAGCCAGTGATGTCATCGGTGTCCACAGCCTCTAAACATAAAAGAACGCAGGGAGCAGTACAAAAAACAAATTGTGTGTCCAGAACATCTGCAAGTAAAAGACCGCAAGAGGAATTAACAGAGTGTGTTGAACCCAACATAAAAAGAACCAGGACTCAGACCCTCCCCCCATGCAAAACCGGTCTTGGAAGAGGCAAAAATATTAAAATGTCATTTGAAGATGATAAGGAATCAGAGCCTCAAACCTCAGATCATCCTCTTATGCAACCTCCAATGCAACCTCCTTTGCAACACGGGTTAGAGATCTTACCATCAAACAGCTCTTCATCTGTTGAGAAAACAGCTGCCTATGTTCGCCGGCTGTCTCAAAATGGCTCACTCCATGACAAGTCTGACTTCGAAATCCTCACAGAACAGCAAGCCTCCAACCTAACATTCAACCTGGTGACAGACTCCCAGATGGGAGAGATCTTCAAGTGTCTCTTACAAGGGTCTGATCTGCTAGAAACTAGTGTCTCAGCTGGGGACAATCAGGCCTGGCCTCTTGGTACTCCTCGGAAAGGAGAGCGCTTCCGAGGCGTTACCACCCCAAGCAAAGTTGGTACCACAAGCAAAGTTGGTACTCCTTCTAAAATCATTGCCACATGGTCTTCTATTTCACCTTGCAAGTTTTCCCCTCCAAATTCAAAAGTCCAAATTCCAGTAAATCCAGCTTTGTTGGATGAGAGTTGCATGTTAGAGGTGCCCTCCAGCCTACCAGAAGACAAAATGACATCACAGTCCAGTGTGTTCTCGCAGAGATCTTATTCCATTTTGGCAGAAGATCTGGCTGTCTCCCTCACAATTCCTTCGCCTCTCAAGTCTGATAATCACCTCAGCTTCTTGCACCCAGCCAGCGTGGAGCCCATGTCTGCTCCAGATAGTGTCATCAGTGCACACTTCAGTGAGGATGCCCTTATGAATGGGGAAGATGCTACAGAGCAGGACATCCACCTTGCCCTGGACACAGACAACTCCAGCGGTGCGTCAAGCGGTGGTGGCAGGACCAGGGAGGCTTCTGTTAACCCCCTGTTTCACTTCAAGCCTCACTTGCCCATGCAGGCAGTAGTGATGGAGAAGTCAAATGATCATTTCATTGTGAGGATACGGCATGCAAACACCAGCCCAGACACCAACTCCAACAACTCAGGTGTCAACTTCTCCAACCTAGGCAACAACTCCACCAGCCTAGTGGTCAAACCCACATGCCTAGGAATTAAATCAACAAGCCAAGGAGTCAACTCTTCAAGCCCAGGAAGTGTAAACTCTACCTACCCAGGAAATAACTCCCCCAACCCAGACACAAACTCAAGCTACCCATGTGTCAACTCCACAAGCCCACAAGTCAACTGCACCAACCCAGGTATCTACCCCACAAGTGCAGACATCAATCCAAGGGCTGTCTCAAGCCCTCAAACACCACCAGGAGAAGAACAACATGGCAAAGACAAAGCTCATCCCACAGGAAAAACTCCTTCTAAAACCCATTTTTCAGAGGCCAGTCCTCCTTTCTACCTTTCAACAAGCACCGAAACAGCATCTGCGCTATCTTCACCATGCCTCACCATCGTAGAAGACACACCGGAGAGAGACCACAGCAAGGATAAGACTGGGAAAAAGCGGACAAAGCACCATGTTGAAATGAAAGCAAAGCGGCCTAAAAAGGAGGTGATCCCTGAGAAGATCAAGCATAAAAAGAAGTCCTCAAAAAGTGCCAAAAGAAAGGAGACTAGAAGatccaagagagagagaagtaaagtCACTACTCCTCCCCAATCTACCCCATCACCCAACAGCCTGTCTGCCAAGAATATCATCATGAAAAAGGGTGCAGTGGTGGTGACTTGGACAAG GGATGAAGACCGAGATATTCTCCTCGCGCTGAAGATGAAAGGTGCCTCTCCAGATACTTTCTCTGCCCTATCGGAGAAGATGAGCAAGACACCCGCTCAG attGCAGAGAGATTTTCCCAGCTGATGAAGCTTTTTAAGAAGAAGAAGATG atGTTGCAAGGTCAAGGGTCGAATTTCCCATTTGACGAATGA